AAAAATATCTCCAAATTGACTAAAGATATCGTCCATGTTCATACCGCCACCGCCAAAGCCTCCACCTTGACCACCTTCAAATGCAGAATGTCCAAATTGATCGTAACGAGCTTTCTTATCAGCATTACCTAATATTTCATAAGCTTCTGCTGCTTTTTTAAATTTTTCTTCTGCCGTTTTATCATCAGGATTTTTATCTGGATGATATTTAATAGCCTTCTTTCGATATGCTTTCTTTATCTCTGCAGGAGATGCACTTTTTTCAATTCCTAATATTATATAATAATCTTCCTTCAAAATTTATAATTTAATTACACTGAAAATAATTTATTGACCAATAACTACTTTTGGATAACGAATAATTTTATCGCCCAACTTATATCCTTTTTCTGTTACGTCAATAACCTTTCCTTTTAATTTTTTTGATGGAGCAGGTATTTGAGTAATAGCTTCATGTATTTCAGCATCAAATTTATCTCCTTGCTTCACCTCTACCTTAGTCAACCCCTTTTGCTCTAATGTTTTTAGAAGTTTCTGATAAATTAACAACACACCTTTACGTAATTCTTCTGCCTCTTTATCGTCTTCTGCATGCGTTAATGCACGCTCAAAATCGTCTAAAACTGGTATTAAAACAGTCATTAAGTCCTGATTTGCAGTTTTAAATAACTCTAATCTCTCCCTTGAAGTTCTTTTTTTATAATTTTCAAACTCAGCAAATAAGCGTAAATACTTGTCTTTTTCCTTTTGAATTAAATCTTCAGTAGTCGGTTCGGCAGTATCATTCACTTCTTCTCCATTAACTTCTGTCTGACCATCTTGAACATTTTCTGTATCTTGAATCTCTTCTTGATTTGTATTTTCTTCTGTACTCATCTCTATGAATATTTAACATTAAAAATTTAGTTTGCAAAAGTACTGCCAATTCCTCTAAAATGCCATAATGTCAGAAGAAAATTTTTTATAGAGAAAAATTACCCCCATAATTGCTAAAACAATAGTACAAAACATGTTATAATTCTATGGAAAAGGATGAACGGACATCACTTTTAAACAAAAAAAATCCAATTTTATCGAAATAAAATTGGATTTATAAATTTTTGAGATTTTTAAAATTAATCTACTCTTATAATTTTAGCTCCAATAGCTTGCAAACGTTCATCTATACGTTCGTACCCTCTATCTATTTGCTCTATATTATGAATTGTTGAAGTTCCCTTAGCAGATAGTGCTGCAATCAGCAAAGAAACCCCTGCTCTAATATCCGGTGAAGTCATCGTTGTAGCTTGTAAGTCAGATTTAAAATCATGACCAATTACAGTGGCTCTATGTGGGTCACATAAAATAATTTTAGCTCCCATATCTATCAATTTATCAACGAAAAACAAACGACTTTCGAACATTTTTTGATGAATTAATAAACTTCCATTTGCTTGTGTTGCCACAACCAAAATAATACTCAATAAATCTGGCGTAAATCCAGGCCATGGAGCATCAGATATGGTAAGTATAGAACCATCTATAAAGCTCTGAACATTATATCCATCCTTATGTTCTGGTATATGAATATCATCACCTTGACGTTCTACTGTAATTCCTAATTTTCTAAAAACGCTTGGTATGACTCCTAAATCATCCCAACTGACACCTTTAATTGTTAATTCACTTTTTGTCATTGCTGCCAAGCCAATCCAACTTCCAATTTCAATCATATCAGGCAACATTCTGTGTGATGTACCACCTAATTCTTTAACCCCTTCTATATGCAACATGTTAGAACCTACCCCCGTAATTTTGGCTCCCATTCTATTCAACATTTTACATAATTGCTGTAAGTACGGTTCACAAGCAGCATTATATATGGTCGTTTTTCCTTCGGCCAATACCGCTGCCATTACAATGTTTGCTGTACCTGTAACAGAAGCTTCATCTAGTAACATATAAGCTCCTTTCAGAGTTTTAGCCTCTACACCATAAAAATGATCTTCTTTATTAAAGCGGAACTTAGCTCCTAACTTCATAAAGCCCTCAAAATGTGTATCTAAACGTCTTCTTCCTATTTTATCTCCTCCCGGTTTAGGAATATACCCTTTTCCAAAACGTGCTAACAAAGGCCCCACAATCATAATTGACCCACGTAAACCACTACCATCTACCTTAAACCTTTCTGACTCTAAATATTCTAAATTAACATCATCTGCTTGAAAAGTATAGGATCCTTGACCATTTTTTTGAATTTTTACACCAAAATTCTCTAATAGATTAATAAGCTTGTTTACATCTACAATATCTGGAATATTTGAAATTACAA
The nucleotide sequence above comes from Aureibaculum algae. Encoded proteins:
- a CDS encoding nucleotide exchange factor GrpE yields the protein MSTEENTNQEEIQDTENVQDGQTEVNGEEVNDTAEPTTEDLIQKEKDKYLRLFAEFENYKKRTSRERLELFKTANQDLMTVLIPVLDDFERALTHAEDDKEAEELRKGVLLIYQKLLKTLEQKGLTKVEVKQGDKFDAEIHEAITQIPAPSKKLKGKVIDVTEKGYKLGDKIIRYPKVVIGQ
- the murA gene encoding UDP-N-acetylglucosamine 1-carboxyvinyltransferase — translated: MGTFKIEGGHKLKGSITPQGAKNEALQILCAVLLTPEKVVISNIPDIVDVNKLINLLENFGVKIQKNGQGSYTFQADDVNLEYLESERFKVDGSGLRGSIMIVGPLLARFGKGYIPKPGGDKIGRRRLDTHFEGFMKLGAKFRFNKEDHFYGVEAKTLKGAYMLLDEASVTGTANIVMAAVLAEGKTTIYNAACEPYLQQLCKMLNRMGAKITGVGSNMLHIEGVKELGGTSHRMLPDMIEIGSWIGLAAMTKSELTIKGVSWDDLGVIPSVFRKLGITVERQGDDIHIPEHKDGYNVQSFIDGSILTISDAPWPGFTPDLLSIILVVATQANGSLLIHQKMFESRLFFVDKLIDMGAKIILCDPHRATVIGHDFKSDLQATTMTSPDIRAGVSLLIAALSAKGTSTIHNIEQIDRGYERIDERLQAIGAKIIRVD